The proteins below come from a single Natrinema sp. SYSU A 869 genomic window:
- a CDS encoding nucleoside phosphorylase, whose translation MATQPHLLVDDGDLTDIALIPGDPGRVDRIADHCDESETIAQNREYKAVNATYEGRELTICSTGIGCPSAAIAIEELANVGVETFIRVGTTGALQSGIEIGDMIVATGAAKNEGTSKRYEAAEYPAVPDYDVLSALVDSAEANDEDVHVGPIASDDAYYAETDEAVDDWEAAGMLAVEMEAAAVFSLARRKGLRAGAICTVDGNLVEGTQKGTDTEDDELPDKAKNNVGRAIDLSLEAATQL comes from the coding sequence ATGGCGACGCAGCCACACTTGTTGGTCGATGACGGCGACCTGACAGACATCGCACTCATTCCGGGCGATCCCGGGCGGGTCGACCGCATCGCCGACCACTGCGATGAGTCGGAGACGATCGCACAGAATCGGGAGTACAAGGCCGTTAACGCCACCTACGAGGGCCGAGAGCTGACGATCTGTTCGACGGGGATCGGCTGTCCCTCCGCCGCAATCGCGATCGAGGAACTGGCAAACGTCGGCGTCGAGACGTTCATCCGCGTCGGGACGACCGGTGCGCTCCAGTCGGGGATCGAGATCGGCGACATGATCGTCGCGACCGGTGCGGCGAAAAACGAGGGGACGAGCAAGCGCTACGAGGCCGCCGAGTACCCCGCAGTCCCGGACTACGACGTGCTGTCGGCGCTAGTCGATTCCGCCGAAGCAAACGATGAGGACGTCCACGTCGGCCCGATCGCCTCCGACGACGCCTACTACGCCGAGACCGACGAGGCCGTCGACGACTGGGAAGCCGCCGGCATGCTCGCCGTCGAAATGGAGGCCGCCGCCGTCTTCTCGCTGGCCCGCCGCAAGGGTCTGCGAGCCGGCGCGATCTGTACTGTCGACGGCAACCTCGTCGAAGGCACGCAGAAGGGAACCGACACCGAAGACGACGAACTCCCCGACAAGGCCAAGAACAATGTCGGCCGCGCGATCGATCTCTCGCTCGAGGCCGCAACCCAACTGTAG
- a CDS encoding HalOD1 output domain-containing protein has translation MTEGRVNDSHGCGLRRPVRYERRLDEPPSIAAAMALAQYFGDDVTGTSTQLYDHIDPDALDSLFAETNRGDTRATGLVEFEIDDAVVTIRPERVDVRPTD, from the coding sequence ATGACGGAAGGAAGGGTAAACGACTCGCACGGATGTGGCCTCAGACGGCCCGTCCGATACGAGCGACGATTGGACGAACCGCCGAGTATCGCCGCTGCAATGGCACTGGCCCAGTATTTCGGTGATGACGTCACCGGGACCAGCACGCAGCTCTACGATCACATCGATCCGGATGCACTCGACAGCCTCTTCGCCGAGACGAACCGCGGCGATACCCGAGCGACGGGGCTCGTCGAGTTCGAGATCGATGACGCGGTAGTCACGATTCGGCCCGAGCGCGTCGATGTCCGTCCGACCGACTGA
- a CDS encoding PfkB family carbohydrate kinase gives MDLVTVLAAGHVNWDVTLRVDRFPEPDGEASIRSQRQSGGGSAANVAAALAGLEVEAGLIGSVGDDDHGLLARRELEATGVSISGVRVIEGAETAVKYLLVDETGEVAILGNDGVNEAVTPGDIEPARVRAADHVHLTGQQPDTAAAIARIASDAGIPVSFDPGRRLGDREYDEALALADIVFVTDREAAALFGDDRTDADDDGIVVVTCGANGAEAYTPDRTVVHAGFDVDPVDTAGAGDAFAAGFLATWLEGGDIDRALAYGNACGALTAGRDGARSAPTIGAVEDVLTRRS, from the coding sequence ATGGATTTGGTCACGGTACTCGCTGCCGGCCACGTCAACTGGGACGTGACTCTCCGCGTCGACAGGTTCCCCGAACCCGACGGCGAGGCCTCGATCCGCTCGCAACGCCAGTCTGGTGGCGGCAGCGCCGCCAACGTCGCCGCCGCGCTTGCCGGGCTCGAGGTCGAGGCCGGGCTGATCGGCAGCGTCGGTGACGACGATCACGGCCTGCTCGCTCGTCGCGAGCTCGAGGCCACGGGCGTCTCGATTTCGGGCGTGCGCGTGATCGAGGGGGCCGAGACGGCCGTCAAGTATCTCCTCGTCGATGAAACGGGCGAGGTCGCGATACTCGGCAACGACGGGGTCAACGAGGCGGTCACGCCCGGCGATATCGAGCCGGCCCGGGTTCGGGCGGCCGATCACGTTCACCTCACAGGGCAACAGCCCGATACGGCCGCCGCGATCGCACGGATCGCGAGCGACGCGGGGATTCCCGTCAGTTTCGATCCCGGCCGTCGACTCGGGGATCGAGAGTATGACGAGGCGCTCGCACTCGCGGATATCGTCTTCGTGACCGATCGGGAAGCCGCGGCGCTGTTCGGGGACGACCGGACGGACGCGGACGACGATGGGATCGTCGTCGTCACCTGCGGGGCTAATGGGGCGGAAGCGTACACACCGGACCGTACCGTCGTTCACGCGGGATTCGACGTCGACCCCGTCGATACCGCCGGGGCGGGCGACGCCTTCGCCGCTGGGTTTCTCGCGACGTGGCTCGAGGGGGGTGATATCGACCGTGCGCTCGCGTACGGGAACGCCTGCGGTGCGCTGACCGCGGGCCGAGACGGCGCACGGAGTGCGCCGACGATTGGGGCAGTCGAGGACGTTCTCACACGCCGATCATGA
- a CDS encoding DUF63 family protein, giving the protein MVLPEGFVVPPWYLLVPVIVILGSVIALLWALEPPVTDRTVIAFAPWMMFGASLHVLYKLAAFPPSIELLFTAPMVYGVTAIIAGAVWIVAIFLHVGGLQRTISRFVGIAGTAFFTVFTVFTLFLSIENGTIAPFWPVIAVVVAGIVTAIAWVALSLWFTDVAATTGATGALVVFGHTLDGVTTAIGYDVLAAGEDVPLSLLLLEAGAALPTAEYIGAGWLFVLVKVALAMVILGLFREYVEERPQQARIILALVAAVGLGPAVHNTLLFIVG; this is encoded by the coding sequence ATGGTATTACCCGAGGGGTTCGTCGTTCCACCGTGGTACCTGTTGGTACCGGTCATCGTCATCCTCGGCAGCGTCATTGCACTGTTGTGGGCGCTCGAGCCGCCGGTGACCGATCGAACGGTTATCGCGTTCGCACCGTGGATGATGTTCGGTGCGAGTCTCCACGTTCTCTACAAGTTGGCCGCGTTCCCGCCAAGTATCGAGTTGCTGTTTACCGCGCCGATGGTCTACGGGGTGACGGCGATCATCGCGGGGGCCGTCTGGATCGTCGCCATCTTCCTCCACGTCGGCGGGCTCCAGCGAACGATCTCCCGGTTCGTCGGTATCGCCGGAACGGCGTTTTTCACTGTCTTCACGGTTTTCACGCTCTTTCTCAGCATCGAGAACGGGACTATTGCGCCGTTCTGGCCGGTCATCGCCGTCGTCGTCGCTGGCATCGTCACTGCGATTGCCTGGGTCGCACTGAGTCTCTGGTTTACCGACGTCGCGGCGACCACGGGCGCGACGGGGGCACTCGTCGTCTTCGGGCACACGTTAGATGGGGTCACGACTGCGATCGGGTACGACGTCCTCGCGGCCGGCGAGGACGTGCCGCTCTCCCTGTTGCTCCTCGAGGCCGGCGCGGCGCTGCCGACCGCCGAGTACATCGGTGCCGGCTGGCTGTTCGTCCTCGTCAAGGTCGCCCTCGCGATGGTTATCCTCGGACTCTTCCGTGAATACGTCGAGGAACGGCCCCAGCAAGCCCGGATCATCCTCGCGTTGGTCGCCGCGGTCGGACTCGGACCGGCCGTCCACAACACGCTGCTGTTCATCGTCGGCTGA
- a CDS encoding ribose 1,5-bisphosphate isomerase, with amino-acid sequence MGNVDPRVVPAVEATADDIAAMEIRGAATIADAAAAALATQADHSVAESPAAFRRQLRAAARTLYETRPTAVSLPNALRYVLRGMDGETVADLRASTIARAEAFRHDLERAQETLGEIGANRLRDGDVVLTHCHSTDALACIEAALEAGKDLEAIVKETRPRKQGHITARQLREWGVPVTVIVDNAARRYLDGADHVLVGADSIAADGSVINKIGTSGLAVNARERGVPVMVAAQTIKLHPDTMTGHTVEIELRDEREVLSNEERATIAGGGGEDSDEPVAEDDELTVDNPAFDVTPARYVDAIVTERGQFPPESIVTLMRELFGETTDEPWAV; translated from the coding sequence ATGGGAAATGTCGATCCCCGCGTCGTGCCGGCCGTCGAAGCCACCGCCGATGACATCGCCGCGATGGAGATCCGCGGCGCGGCGACGATCGCCGACGCGGCCGCGGCGGCACTCGCGACCCAAGCCGACCACTCCGTAGCCGAGAGCCCGGCGGCGTTCCGACGCCAACTGCGAGCCGCCGCCAGAACGCTCTACGAGACGCGGCCGACCGCGGTCAGTCTCCCGAACGCCCTTCGGTACGTGCTCCGAGGGATGGACGGCGAGACCGTCGCCGATCTCCGGGCATCGACCATTGCCCGCGCCGAGGCCTTCCGTCACGATCTCGAGCGGGCCCAGGAGACGCTCGGCGAGATCGGCGCGAACCGGCTCCGAGACGGCGACGTCGTGCTGACCCACTGTCACTCGACGGATGCGCTCGCCTGTATCGAGGCCGCCCTCGAGGCGGGGAAAGACCTCGAGGCGATCGTCAAGGAGACCCGGCCCCGAAAACAGGGACATATCACGGCACGACAGCTCCGGGAGTGGGGCGTTCCGGTGACCGTGATCGTGGATAACGCGGCCCGCCGGTATCTGGACGGGGCGGATCACGTGTTAGTCGGGGCCGACAGCATCGCGGCCGACGGCAGCGTGATCAACAAGATCGGGACGAGCGGCCTCGCAGTCAACGCCCGCGAGCGGGGCGTGCCGGTGATGGTCGCGGCCCAGACGATCAAGTTGCACCCGGACACGATGACAGGCCACACCGTCGAGATCGAACTGCGCGACGAGCGCGAAGTGCTTTCCAACGAGGAGCGAGCGACGATCGCCGGCGGTGGGGGCGAGGATAGCGACGAACCCGTCGCCGAAGACGACGAGCTGACTGTCGACAATCCCGCCTTCGACGTGACGCCGGCACGGTACGTCGACGCGATCGTCACCGAGCGCGGCCAGTTCCCGCCGGAGAGCATCGTGACACTCATGCGAGAGCTATTCGGCGAGACGACAGACGAACCGTGGGCGGTCTGA
- the deoC gene encoding deoxyribose-phosphate aldolase: MDRSELAPLIDHTVLGPETTPADVRNVLNEAAECGMNACIPPYAVELATEYAPDVTLATVIGFPHGQHAPKAKRKEGVAAWQEGADELDVVINVGRLRAGEDGAVRAELEELVAAVPIPVKVIIEAPLLTDAEKRRACEAAAAADAAMVKTATGFASVASPKQRANGEAVSAGATIDDVELMSEFLPVKASGGIGSYEEAIAMLEAGAERIGASSGVAILEGAPE; the protein is encoded by the coding sequence ATGGACCGCAGCGAACTCGCCCCCCTGATCGACCACACCGTTCTCGGTCCCGAGACGACCCCCGCCGACGTCCGGAACGTCCTCAACGAGGCCGCCGAGTGCGGAATGAACGCCTGTATCCCGCCGTACGCGGTCGAACTGGCAACCGAGTACGCCCCCGACGTGACTCTCGCGACGGTGATCGGGTTCCCACATGGGCAGCACGCTCCCAAGGCGAAACGAAAAGAGGGGGTCGCCGCCTGGCAGGAGGGCGCGGACGAACTCGACGTCGTGATCAACGTCGGTCGGCTGCGAGCGGGGGAGGACGGCGCGGTCAGAGCCGAACTCGAGGAACTGGTCGCCGCCGTCCCGATCCCGGTCAAAGTGATCATCGAGGCCCCGCTGCTGACCGACGCCGAGAAACGACGAGCCTGCGAGGCTGCCGCGGCGGCCGACGCAGCGATGGTCAAGACCGCGACCGGGTTCGCTAGCGTTGCTTCTCCGAAGCAACGTGCGAACGGCGAAGCCGTGAGTGCCGGCGCAACCATCGACGACGTCGAACTCATGAGCGAGTTCCTCCCCGTCAAGGCCAGCGGCGGGATCGGCAGCTACGAGGAGGCCATCGCCATGCTCGAGGCCGGAGCCGAACGAATCGGGGCCTCGAGCGGGGTGGCAATCCTCGAGGGTGCGCCGGAGTAG
- a CDS encoding rubrerythrin-like domain-containing protein: MGEQTTRTSPPYTFECTRCGHRMKADQHPMECPKCEGEMLNISKPQE; encoded by the coding sequence ATGGGGGAACAAACAACCAGGACATCGCCTCCGTACACATTCGAATGTACGAGGTGTGGACACAGAATGAAGGCCGACCAACATCCGATGGAGTGCCCGAAATGCGAGGGTGAAATGCTAAATATCAGTAAACCACAGGAGTGA
- a CDS encoding methyltransferase domain-containing protein, with translation MTAEDRLETQAAWDKVAAGFDEYTTPLTISFAEMALDRVDLGPEMRFLDVAAGSGALSIPAARLGAEVVATDISPAMVELLTARARYEELADIEARVMDGHALELADDTFDVSASQNGVSLFPDMQRGLREMVRVTKPDGQVLILAFGPPTEAEFLTFFMEAMQAAIPGFDGLPVDPPPLPFQVADAEKLRAQLADAGLNDIRIDTETWDMEIQSAEHLWDVVVNSNPITTTLVADLTQEQIAEVQRVLETKLRDRSGGSGPAVLTNRMHIAIGTK, from the coding sequence ATGACCGCTGAGGACCGCCTCGAAACGCAGGCCGCGTGGGACAAGGTCGCAGCTGGTTTCGACGAGTATACCACACCCTTGACTATCTCCTTTGCGGAGATGGCCCTTGATAGAGTCGATCTCGGCCCAGAGATGCGGTTTCTCGACGTGGCCGCCGGCAGCGGAGCCCTCAGCATTCCGGCGGCACGCCTCGGCGCGGAGGTAGTGGCGACCGACATCTCTCCCGCGATGGTTGAGTTGCTCACTGCGCGTGCACGGTATGAGGAACTGGCCGATATCGAGGCCCGTGTCATGGATGGCCACGCCCTCGAGTTGGCGGACGATACCTTCGATGTCTCCGCATCTCAGAACGGTGTCTCGCTGTTTCCGGACATGCAGCGCGGACTGCGCGAGATGGTACGTGTCACGAAACCAGATGGGCAGGTGCTGATCCTCGCGTTTGGTCCACCGACGGAGGCAGAATTTCTCACGTTCTTCATGGAGGCAATGCAAGCGGCCATTCCTGGCTTCGATGGCCTCCCGGTGGACCCCCCGCCCTTACCATTCCAGGTGGCAGATGCCGAGAAGTTGCGCGCACAGCTTGCCGACGCTGGACTGAACGATATCCGCATTGACACCGAGACATGGGACATGGAAATCCAGTCCGCCGAGCACCTCTGGGACGTGGTGGTCAACAGCAACCCAATTACCACAACTCTGGTCGCCGACCTGACCCAAGAGCAAATTGCCGAGGTCCAGAGGGTCCTAGAGACCAAACTCCGAGACCGTTCCGGAGGGAGCGGCCCCGCCGTCCTGACCAACCGAATGCATATCGCCATCGGGACCAAGTGA
- a CDS encoding NAD-binding protein: protein MDDDRSFRGRLPENWRRVFTTRIAVVLVLLVALLSVATAVINIGTETVYGPLAGYVPDAVQDAAGFTGALTGFLMVGSALALRRGLKAGWRATLLLLPLTAAQGLLQTSQYSLPLVVLSLVAMPFLLLTRNRFDKPLSLSTTQIAAGSSLVGVQLYGTIGGYALREHFDGINNILDAFYFTLITSSTVGYGDVTPDPESVQGMLFTMSVLVLGVASFGIAIGALVGPLIQDRISKTLGKMTESQLQLLDDHILVLGYGELTEPIVDELADNGREFVVVTSDREAATELTDRGISVVKGDPSDEEPLRRAKIDRAAAILVATNHDAEDALTVLTARELAPNTRIVAAATDRENTKKLERAGADSVISPSMLGGHLLVRSALGSDESGLIDRILERD from the coding sequence ATGGACGACGACCGGTCGTTTCGAGGTCGGCTCCCGGAGAACTGGCGGCGAGTGTTCACGACACGGATCGCCGTCGTCCTCGTGCTGCTCGTCGCTTTGCTCTCAGTCGCCACTGCGGTCATCAACATCGGGACCGAGACCGTTTATGGGCCGCTCGCGGGGTACGTTCCCGACGCCGTCCAGGACGCTGCTGGGTTCACCGGCGCACTCACCGGCTTCCTGATGGTCGGCAGTGCGCTCGCACTCCGGCGCGGGCTCAAGGCGGGCTGGCGGGCGACACTCCTGCTCTTGCCGCTGACAGCAGCGCAGGGGTTGCTCCAAACGAGCCAGTACTCGCTCCCGCTGGTCGTCCTCTCGCTGGTCGCGATGCCGTTTCTCTTGCTTACTCGCAATCGATTCGACAAACCGCTCTCGCTCTCGACCACCCAGATCGCGGCCGGCTCGTCGCTCGTCGGTGTCCAGCTGTACGGCACCATCGGTGGCTACGCGCTCCGGGAGCACTTCGACGGTATCAACAACATCCTCGACGCGTTCTACTTCACGCTGATCACCTCGAGTACGGTCGGCTACGGTGACGTGACACCCGACCCCGAATCGGTTCAGGGAATGTTGTTCACGATGTCCGTGCTCGTTCTGGGCGTCGCCAGCTTCGGTATCGCCATCGGTGCACTCGTCGGCCCGCTGATCCAAGACCGCATCTCGAAAACACTCGGAAAAATGACAGAATCACAACTGCAACTCCTCGACGACCACATCCTCGTGCTCGGCTACGGCGAACTGACCGAACCGATCGTCGACGAACTCGCGGACAACGGCCGGGAGTTCGTCGTCGTCACAAGCGACCGCGAGGCCGCAACGGAGCTCACCGATCGCGGAATCTCGGTCGTCAAGGGCGACCCGAGCGATGAGGAACCGCTCCGCCGCGCGAAAATCGACCGTGCGGCCGCAATCCTCGTCGCCACGAACCACGACGCCGAGGACGCGCTAACCGTTCTCACCGCGCGCGAACTTGCACCGAACACGCGCATCGTCGCCGCTGCAACCGACCGCGAGAACACGAAGAAACTCGAGCGTGCCGGCGCAGATTCCGTGATCAGCCCCTCGATGCTCGGTGGCCACCTGCTCGTGCGGTCGGCGCTCGGCAGCGACGAGAGCGGGCTGATCGATCGCATTCTCGAGCGAGATTAA
- a CDS encoding universal stress protein, whose product MLARVLVPMDGSTLSEHALTYALENHPDASVTVLTVVGEPSMMMGDAVSLAFEDDLETAATERAAEVFDRAREVATEHDAEIDTVVAIGRPARAIITRADDYDAVVMGSHSGDVIGRLFVGDVAETVFERSPVPVTVVR is encoded by the coding sequence ATGCTCGCTCGCGTTCTCGTTCCGATGGACGGCTCGACGCTCTCCGAGCACGCGCTTACCTACGCCCTCGAGAACCATCCCGACGCGTCGGTCACCGTCCTCACCGTCGTCGGCGAGCCATCCATGATGATGGGCGACGCGGTGAGTCTCGCCTTCGAGGACGACCTTGAGACGGCCGCGACGGAGCGCGCCGCGGAGGTCTTCGACCGCGCTCGAGAGGTGGCCACCGAGCACGACGCCGAGATCGATACCGTCGTCGCGATCGGTCGTCCCGCGCGGGCGATCATCACCCGCGCCGATGACTACGACGCGGTCGTGATGGGCAGTCACAGCGGTGACGTGATCGGTCGGTTGTTCGTCGGTGACGTCGCCGAAACCGTATTCGAGCGCTCGCCCGTTCCGGTGACCGTCGTCCGCTGA
- a CDS encoding potassium transporter TrkA, whose translation MQSLPVNLLVEVLLGLYLGLLTGIVPAFVAGSLGFLVRYFTGVTLPGFGVVVLALSIASVQGGLLGLVEPTIAQSPRLLIAVLIVLMLALYAHSQGDKLGAELPRRLSFTRLRQRTLSADVVELVGSVGQVTVRPTGEVRDMEGYPPLSPDLRGALKADSWRLPADLPLSELEARLEERLRTDHDLADVDVAIDEQARATIVAAPPSGSLSQRVPAGQRAVSIATLVPTGVARGDEVTVRAGERSISGTVLSARTDIDGKHDPAAAPGASDEAVATDGGEDTESAIDDSKSNAVTAGGPGRVTVAVARRDVKPILEVESPRLVVRSRGTSREFEALALVKREGYAIRRFTVGATGADNETGGLEPTDSPANVTILAVRRQGSETSGRRHGWVFGPGIERRLEAGDEAFVAGPDDATEAFAEAIAR comes from the coding sequence ATGCAATCGCTTCCGGTCAACCTGCTGGTCGAAGTGCTGCTCGGGCTTTACCTCGGGCTCCTGACCGGTATCGTCCCCGCGTTCGTCGCCGGTTCGCTGGGCTTTCTCGTGCGGTACTTCACCGGCGTTACGCTACCCGGATTCGGTGTCGTCGTCCTCGCGCTCTCGATCGCCAGCGTCCAGGGCGGGCTGCTCGGTCTCGTCGAACCGACGATCGCGCAGTCGCCGCGACTGCTCATCGCTGTGCTGATCGTCCTCATGCTTGCGCTCTATGCGCACAGTCAGGGCGACAAGCTCGGAGCCGAACTCCCGCGCCGACTCTCCTTTACTCGCCTCCGACAGCGGACCCTCTCGGCCGACGTCGTCGAACTCGTCGGCTCGGTCGGCCAGGTTACTGTCCGCCCCACCGGCGAGGTCCGCGACATGGAAGGCTACCCGCCACTCTCTCCCGACCTCCGGGGAGCGCTGAAGGCCGATTCGTGGCGACTGCCGGCCGATCTCCCCCTCTCGGAACTCGAGGCGCGGCTCGAGGAGCGGCTGCGGACGGACCACGACCTCGCGGATGTCGATGTCGCGATTGACGAACAGGCGCGGGCGACGATCGTCGCGGCACCGCCGTCCGGAAGCCTTTCGCAACGCGTGCCGGCGGGTCAGCGCGCCGTCTCGATCGCGACGCTCGTCCCCACGGGGGTCGCCCGGGGCGACGAGGTGACCGTCCGCGCCGGCGAGCGCTCGATCTCCGGGACGGTACTGAGCGCCCGGACCGATATCGACGGCAAACACGACCCGGCCGCCGCTCCCGGCGCGTCGGACGAAGCGGTAGCGACCGACGGCGGGGAAGACACCGAGTCCGCGATCGACGACTCGAAATCGAACGCGGTGACCGCCGGCGGCCCGGGCCGCGTGACCGTCGCCGTCGCTCGGCGGGACGTGAAACCGATCCTCGAGGTCGAGTCACCGCGTCTCGTCGTTCGGTCTCGAGGAACGAGTCGCGAGTTCGAGGCGCTCGCGCTGGTCAAACGCGAGGGGTACGCCATCCGTCGATTCACCGTCGGAGCCACCGGTGCGGACAATGAGACCGGCGGCCTCGAGCCGACTGATTCGCCGGCGAACGTGACGATCCTCGCGGTGCGACGGCAGGGCAGCGAGACGAGCGGCCGTCGCCACGGCTGGGTGTTCGGTCCCGGCATCGAACGACGACTCGAGGCCGGCGACGAGGCGTTCGTCGCGGGGCCGGACGACGCGACCGAGGCGTTCGCGGAGGCGATTGCTCGATGA
- a CDS encoding TrkA C-terminal domain-containing protein, translating to MIDPIVAQFVPTETLLEAVVRILGFAALAAGAGASVAFLYRWYSADEIPEGVAVLVGVALIAIWLNTQSALSQAIIGNTGLTEPTTAIFTIAAFVGSAIAADAGRRLGDYLALDVFMVATPRTITEVTQLVRSAGRVVTVELPDEIGDIDGYDAVDESVKTDIAGQTLLFPRRLTVEKLRERLITRLERDFGIGHVDVDLTADGTVEYLAVGSRPAGIGPTLAPGTVAVALAGDPAADASPGDAVRIWARDDEGGTARRVAGGELRATANDTATVALDADDARDLKPDRSYRLVTLPGSPDAERDLVSLLRAADETVTTVSIESDDPLVDVPIDALPVLVLALERETAEGDNDGDERLPLPAGDVRLAAGDVAYVLGRPEALRRVTERTLVQTTERSEDPNRDPGPDSDQEWERERTRER from the coding sequence GTGATAGATCCCATCGTCGCCCAGTTCGTTCCCACCGAAACGCTCCTGGAAGCGGTCGTCCGAATCCTCGGCTTCGCAGCGCTCGCGGCCGGCGCGGGAGCCAGTGTAGCGTTTCTCTATCGCTGGTACAGCGCCGACGAGATTCCGGAGGGCGTCGCGGTCCTCGTCGGCGTCGCCCTCATCGCGATTTGGTTGAACACCCAGAGCGCGCTGTCACAAGCGATCATCGGTAACACGGGGCTGACCGAGCCGACCACTGCCATCTTCACCATCGCCGCGTTCGTCGGCAGTGCGATCGCCGCCGACGCGGGGCGACGGCTGGGCGACTACCTCGCGCTGGACGTGTTCATGGTCGCGACGCCGCGGACGATCACCGAGGTCACACAGCTCGTTCGCTCGGCCGGCCGCGTTGTCACGGTCGAGCTCCCGGACGAGATCGGCGATATCGACGGTTACGACGCCGTCGACGAGTCGGTGAAAACGGACATAGCGGGCCAGACATTACTCTTCCCGCGTCGGCTCACCGTCGAGAAGCTACGCGAGAGACTGATCACCCGCCTCGAGCGCGACTTCGGGATCGGACACGTCGACGTCGATCTCACCGCGGACGGGACGGTGGAGTACCTCGCGGTCGGGAGCCGACCGGCGGGGATCGGGCCGACGCTCGCGCCGGGGACTGTCGCCGTCGCACTGGCGGGTGATCCCGCGGCCGACGCTAGTCCGGGCGACGCGGTCCGGATCTGGGCGCGCGACGACGAGGGCGGCACCGCCCGGCGGGTGGCCGGCGGCGAACTGCGCGCGACCGCCAACGACACTGCGACCGTCGCCCTTGACGCCGACGACGCCCGCGACCTCAAGCCCGATCGCAGCTACCGGCTCGTGACGCTGCCGGGTAGTCCGGACGCCGAACGAGACCTCGTCTCCCTGCTCCGGGCGGCCGACGAGACGGTCACGACCGTCTCGATCGAGTCGGACGACCCGCTCGTGGACGTGCCGATCGATGCGCTGCCGGTCTTGGTACTCGCACTCGAGCGAGAGACCGCCGAGGGCGACAACGATGGCGACGAGCGGCTGCCGCTGCCGGCCGGCGATGTGCGGCTCGCTGCCGGCGACGTCGCCTACGTACTCGGTCGCCCGGAGGCGCTTCGACGGGTGACGGAGCGGACGCTGGTCCAGACGACGGAGCGAAGCGAGGACCCGAACCGAGATCCGGGCCCGGATTCCGATCAGGAGTGGGAGCGGGAACGGACACGGGAGCGGTAG
- a CDS encoding ubiquitin-like small modifier protein 1: MPTEWKLFADLAERAGDKHVTVDAAAGDTVGDAFEALLEAAPELEGRVLEDGELRSQINVLRNGTNVLVEEDGMETVLEEGDELALFPPVSGG; the protein is encoded by the coding sequence ATGCCCACGGAGTGGAAACTGTTCGCCGATCTCGCCGAGCGCGCGGGCGACAAACACGTGACCGTCGATGCCGCGGCCGGCGACACCGTCGGGGACGCCTTCGAGGCGCTGCTCGAAGCGGCACCCGAACTCGAGGGCCGCGTGCTCGAGGACGGCGAGTTGCGCTCGCAGATCAACGTGCTTCGAAACGGAACGAATGTCCTGGTCGAAGAGGACGGAATGGAGACGGTGCTCGAGGAGGGCGACGAGTTGGCGCTGTTCCCACCGGTCAGCGGCGGCTGA